The sequence gcatgatcgcaaggcatgaacgcatcctagggagtgttagtcgaacccttctcaacccgttcaccacatattcatcgtatttcctgtttaccaactcttttcaaactctgccgcatttgttattattttcattaatgaaacaacaacccaacacttaCTATTTACTTGGTTAATGCAAAGTTTACATAAATATTACCACATAACTAtttttacaagtccctgtgttcgaccctggacttaccggGAAACTcggaggaatttacacttggattccgctggggaaacttgaatGCACAACGCTATCGATCAACACATTTCATCCATCATTGCCACATTCATAAAAATAAGTAACCAATATACAACCTATTCACTTATATACACATTGTCCTTCAATGTGGTTACATAACAatacaaaagaataaaagaataattacaCATGGCTTACTTTAGTTGGTGGAGAGGAATAATTCTAACAAATTCTCAATAGATTTTGATAACTCATTTCCAATTATTTTTCcaccttcccttttccttttctatctttattttcttccctAACATCCCCCCTCAAATTGGAGGGTACTTCAAGTACTCCCAGTTTGGATCTAAGTGTGTAGAAGTAAGAATTGTTGAGTGGTTTGGTGAGACAATCAGTTAGTTAGTATGTCGAAGGAACGTAGCGGATGGTGATTTCTCCTTTTAAGACATGGTCACGTACAAAGTGGATGTCAACTTCTACATGTTTAGTTCGAGAGTGAAACACCGGGTTTGCGCCTAAGGCTCCTACCCCCAGATTTTCACACTATATGGTCGGTCGAGCATTTGTTTTTAATCCCATCTCACTGAGTAGTTGTTGAAGCCAGAGGACTTCGGATGTAGCATGAGCTAGTGCCCTGTATTCAGATTCTGTATTCGATCGTGCAACGACCATTTGCTTCTTTGATGACCATGAGACAATGTTATTCCTTACAAATGTGCAGTAGGCAGCAACCGACTTCCTATCATTGAGATTGGAGGCCTAATCAGCATCTGAGTAGGCAAAGACGGTTAAGTTTGGGCTTGGTTGTAAGTAAAGGCCATAGTGTTTCGTGCTGCTGACATACTGAAGTACTCGTTTAGCTGCCTACCAGTGTACATTAGTTGGTGTTTGAAGGAATTGACTCAGCTGGTTGACTGCATAGGTGATGTCCGTTTGTGTGTGTGTTAGGTATTGAAGAGCGCCTATGGTGCTACGATATATGTATGCATTAGAGATGGGCTGTCCATCGTTCTTGGATAGTTTTCTGCCTTGTACACTTGGTGATGACATTGGTTTCACATCAGTCATTTGAAATTTTTGCAACAGATCATCCACATACTTGGATTGATTTATCAGAAGACCAGACTCTAAGTAATGAACTTGTATGCCCAGGAAGTACCAAAGTTGTCCCAAATCCTTAAGTGCAAATTGAACAGCAAGAGTTCCAATGAGTTGCTCTATTAGTTTAGGATTGTTACTTGTGATGATGATGTCGTCAACATAAACAAGTAGAAAGATTATTGATCCCATTGTTCGGTAGATAAACAGTGAAGTTTCCGATCGAGACTGATGAAATTTCCACTTTGTTAGGACAGAGCTGAGGGTAGTGTTCCATTCTTGTGGAGCTTGTTTTAGGCCATAAATGGCCTTATCAAGTTTGCATACATGGTTCGGATATTGAGCATTGATATACCTCGATGGTTGGCATATATATACATCTTCTGCGAGTTTACCATTTAAGAATGCATTGTTAAATTCAAGTTGTCTGAGGGACCAACCTTGTGACACAGCAACATTGATTACTACTCAGATTGTGGAAGACTTCACGACAGGGTTGAACGTCTCAAAGAAGTCCAGACCATGATGTTGATGAAAGCCCTTCTTAACCAGTCGGCCCTTATACCATTATATTGAACCATCCATGTTTCTTTTTAGTCGAAATATCCACTTGTTGCCAACTATATTGTGCGATGGAGATGGTGGGACCAGTGTCCATGTTTTGTTCTTTACGAGTATTCATTCATAGATTTCTTCCACTAAGGAGTTGCAAGTGCAACTGTGATTCATGTGGGTTATGTTTGAGACTAATCAGTAGCTTTGCTTGTCATCCAGGCTTTGGGTTTAAATATGCCAGCTTTAGCTCTGGTTATCATGGGGTGAGTGGGACTGGTGAGGGGCAGGAGGAGATGGCAGGTTTTGGCGAGGTAGCGAATGATGGGTTATCAGTAGGATATGGTATATGTGGTATAATGGGGCTGTCATGTTGGTCCGAGCTGGTTTGAGTCGGGGGCAATGGTGAGTGATGGGCAAAACTCAACGATGGAGAGATATTTGGACTATAGTAGGATGCATAGCCTGTAGAGGATGTTTGGTTTGTGGTGGTTAGAGCGTGGTCAGGAGTATATAGAGGTGTCAGATTCATTTGTGGGAATGACTATGACTGAGGCAGGTTATTGAATATTGTTTGAAGGCTTAGGACTAAGGACTCAGCTATCATTGGGGCTATCGCCTAGGTGATCTTGCTAGATGATGGAGTCTCAGCGATCGTGGGGTTCTTCGTTGTGGTGATCATTCTGAACGATGGAGTTTTACCGATTTTTGCTAGGCGATGGAATCTTAGCGATCGTTGTGTCTGTCACCTGGGCGATTGTTCTAAACGATGAAGACTGAGTAATCGTGTTGTCTATCGTCTGGGTGATCATTCTAAACGATGGGAGCTGAGCGATCATGTTGTCTGTTGTCTGGGCGATCGTTCTAAACGATGGTGACTCAGCGATCGTTGTCTCTGCCTTCTGGGTGATCGTTCTAAACGATGGGAGTTTAACGTTCATTTTGTCCATCGTCTGGGTGATTTTGATGAGCGATGAGGGCTCAGTGATCGTTGGGCCTATCATCTGGGCGAATTTGCTAAGCAAGGGAGCTTAGCGATCGTTGTGTCTGTTGCTTGTGCGATCGTGGTACACGATGGGGATGCAAATAGGAAGTCTTTCTCATTGAACTTCACATGTCTACTGGTATATATTCAGCCCAATGGACTTAGGCATCTGTACCCCTTGTGTTGTGAGCTGGGACCAATGAACACGCATTTCTCTGAGTGTAATTGGAATTTTTGACTGTGGTATGGCCTTAGGCAGGGAAAACAAGCACACCTGAATGTCCTGAGATTGAAAAAATCAAGGTTAGAGCCAAACATTACATTGACGGGTGATTTACCTTGTAGCACGGTTGTAGGCATTCTATTTATAAGATAAGCTGCTGTTGAGAGTGCCTCTCACCAAAAGGACGGAGGCATGGACGCTTGTGCAAGCAGCGTGAGGCCAGTTTTGATTATATGTCGATGTTTGCGCTCGATTCGGCCATTTTGTGTAGAGGTATACGGGCATGTTTTTCTGATTAAGATGCCTTTTGATTCACAGAAGCGATGAATTCTATCATACTCTTTACCATTGTTTGACTGGAGCATTTTGATTCCTGATTTGAATTGAGTATGGATTAATTATGTAAAGTGATTGAATGCAGACAATGTCTCACTCTTTTGTTTCATAGGGTATATCCACACATATCTACTATGGTCATCCAAGAATAGTACATAGTATCGATACCCACTAGTAGAGTCAATAAGG comes from Benincasa hispida cultivar B227 chromosome 2, ASM972705v1, whole genome shotgun sequence and encodes:
- the LOC120072027 gene encoding uncharacterized mitochondrial protein AtMg00810-like gives rise to the protein MGSIIFLLVYVDDIIITSNNPKLIEQLIGTLAVQFALKDLGQLWYFLGIQVHYLESGLLINQSKYVDDLLQKFQMTDVKPMSSPSVQGRKLSKNDGQPISNAYIYRSTIGALQYLTHTQTDITYAVNQLSQFLQTPTNVHWKSVAAYCTFVRNNIVSWSSKKQMVVARSNTESEYRALAHATSEVLWLQQLLSEMGLKTNARPTI